From the genome of Elusimicrobiota bacterium:
GCGCGGTGCTCGGCCTTCTTGTCCTGGGGGGGACGGCCCGGGGACGGGCCGAAGAATCCTTCGTCGTTCCAGAATCCACGGTCGCCCTGACCACCGCCACTCTCACCTGCGATTACCTGGAATTCCGGTCCACCGATAACGCCGTGATCGCCCGGGGGAACGCCGTTTTGCTCTCGAGCACCACCCGCCTGGAAGCCGACGACTTGACTCTTTACCTCTCCAGCCGGGTGGCCCAGGCCCGGGGGCACGTCTATTTGGAAGAAGGCGGCGCCCGGGTGTTGGCCGACGATATCGACTACGACTGGGGCGCTTCGACCGGGGTGCTTTCCAACATTTTCGTTCAACAGGGCCCCTGGCGCGTCTGGGCCCGTCGGGTCAAGCGATTGGGCCCGGACCTTTACCGCCTGGAGCGCGCGGCCTTCACCAGTTGCGACCTGGACCCGCCCCACTACCACTTCCGCGCCCGCCGGGCCAAATACTGGACGAAAAAGCGCCTGTCCGTCTCCAACGCCCGTTTCGCGGCGGGCCACGACCCGGTGTTCTACTGGCCCTACTACAGCAAATCCCTGAAAGACAACCGCTGGACGTTGACGGTGGATCCGGGCAACAGCGCCCGGAACGGCTATTTCGCCAAGTCGGTATTCACCTATCCGATTTCGGACGAAACCCGGGCCAGCGTCCTCTGGGATTATTACTCCAAGTCCGGCAACGGCTACGGCGGGGAGTTCGCCTACAACCACCCGAAGGTTCGGGGGTCCGTCTCCGGCTACACCATCGAAGACCGGTTGACCAACGGCCGCCGGTGGAACGTCCGGGTGGGGCACTGGCAGCAAATCGCCCAACGCTGGTCCGTCCAATCCAACGTGGCCTTTCAAAGCGACCGGGACGTGAACAACACCTTCGTGCGGGACGATTACGACCGGGTGCGCCAGTTGGGGGAATCCAGCCTGGCCCTCACCCGGAGCGGCTCCATATTCACGTCGCGGATTTCGCTGGAGCACGATCGCTCCTTCGACGCGGACCAGAAGCGGTTCGTGACCCAGCGGACCGTCCTGCCCCAGGTGAGCGTCCAGTCCAGCCCGATTCGCCTCGGCCGCAGCAACTTTTATTTCAACACCTCGGCCAATTTCCGGAACGAATACCTTCGGCCGTCCTTGTCGGGGTTGACCCCCAACCCCATCAACCCCGATAAAGACACCTACCGCCAATACGGCGACGGCACGCTGGGTCTCAAATGGCGCCTGCCCCTCACGAAATCCCTCACCCTGGAACCCTCGGCCGGGGTGACGGAGCAATGGCAGTCCCACACCGATTCGGGAACCGTCCTGGACCCGGCGGACGTCACCCGGGGGCGGGGGTTCACCAACCTCAATTGGCGCCACCGGGTGACGCGCTCCCTGGATTACGACTTGACCCACCGCTACAAAGTCCGCTGGAGCCCCAACACCTTCCACCGGGACACCCTGGCGGCCGACCGGGGTTTGGAACAAAACGACCTGGCGTTTTTCGGCTCCTACCGGGCCGGATCGTCTTTTTGGGCCCGGGCCACGACCGCCTACGACCTTCGGGACACGCCGAACCTGAACTACCAATCGCCCCGCCAACGTTTCACGCCGCCGGCTTTGGAAGTGAGCGCCCAGCCCCGCCCCTGGGTCAAGGCGTTCCTGCGCGAAACCGTTCGGCTCTATCCCGTGCGCCAGCCCCAAACCACCGCGGCCACCCTGCGCTTCGGTTCCGACGACAAAACCTATTTTTCCAACGGAATTAGCTACAATGTCGGCCGTCCCGGAGAGCTGGATATTTCCCAGGGCGCCGCCTTTAATTTGACGCGGGGCTGGTGGCTGTCGGGCGACGTGCAATACACCGCCACGGGCCGGGGGCATTTCCGTTACAATAAAATTGATTTCCGTGAAAAAAACCTCATCGTTCGCCGGGACCTTCACTGCTGGGTGGTTCGCGTGACCTATCGCGAGCGCCCCGGCGTCAACGAGGTCTTTTTGCGCGTCGACCTGAAAACGAATCTGGAATTGAAGCAACGGACCGCCCTGCCCGACGAACAGCAATTCCATCCCGCCCGGGACACCCGGGACGCGTACTGATAGGGCGCATGAAAATTTTAGTGACGGGCGGCGCGGGCTTCATCGGGTCCCATTTCGTCAATCATTGGCTGGAAAACCACCGGAACGACCGGGTCGTCACCCTGGACAAGTTGACCTACGCGGGCGACCGGGCCAATTTGGGCGACGCCCTGAAGTCCCCGCGGCACCGGTTTTTGAAGGGGGACATCGGCCGCCGGGCCGACGTGGACCGGGCCTTGGTGGGGGCGGAGGCGGTGGTCCATTTCGCCGCCGAAACCCACGTGGACCGCTCCCTCCTGGACGCCGCGCCCTTTTTGCGCACCAACGTCGAGGGCACCCACGTGCTGGTGAACGCCGCCCGGTTGGCGGGGGTGCGGCGGTTCCTTCACGTGTCGACCGACGAGGTCTATGGTTCCGTGGAAAAGGGGCGGAGCCCCGAAACGGCGGTGTTGAATCCCACGAGCCCCTACGCCGCCTCCAAGGCCGCCTCGGACCATCTCGTTTTGGCCCAGTGGCTCACCCACGGGTTCCCGACGATCGTGACCCGGTGCACCAACAATTTCGGTCCGCGCCAGCACCCGGAAAAGTTTCTGCCGCTCTTCATCACCAACGCCCTGGACCGGCGCCCCCTGCCCCTCTACGGGAAGGGCGACAACGTGCGGAACTGGATTCACGTGCGGGACCACTGCGAGGCCCTGGAACGGGTTCTCCGACGGGGCCGGCCGGGGGGGATTTACAACATCGCGGCCGACCGGGAATTCCGCAACATCGACGTGGCCCGGGCGATTTTAAAGGCCCTGGGCGCTCCCGCGACCCTGTTGGCCTTTGTGAAGGACCGGGCCGGCCACGACCGCCGCTACGCCCCCGACGCCGGAAAAATACGGCGGGAACTGGGTTGGCGGATCCGTCGGCCCTTTGAGCGGGAATTGCCCGGTTTGATCGAATGGTACCGGTCCCAGGAACCCTGGTGGCGGCGGGTGAAGGATCGATCCTTCGGCGCCTATTACCAAAAACAATACGGCGGCCGCCTCCCCAAGAACAAGGAGAAGTCATGAAACCCAAACACGTAGCGGTCGTCGGCACGGGATACGTGGGCCTGGTCACCGGGGCCTGCCTGGCGGACATCGGACATCGGGTCGTCTGCGTCGACGCGGACAAGGCCAAAGTGGCGACCTTGAAAAAGGGCGGCTTGCCCATCTACGAACCGGGTTTGGACGCGGTGGTGGCCGCCAACCGCAAAAAAGGCCGGCTCTCCTTCACGGGCGATTTGAAAGAGGCCATGAAGTCGGCGGAATTGGTCTTCATCGCCGTGAACACCCCGCCGCTCCCCAACGGCGAAGCCGATTTGTCCTTCGTGGAGACCGTCGCGCGCCAGGTGGCGCAAAACCTCCACCGCTACACCGTCATCGTCGAGAAGTCCACGGTGCCGGTCAACACCGGCGCCAAGGTCCGCCAGACCCTCCGCCTGCACGGTAAAAAAGGCGTGGAGTTCGACGTGGTTTCGAACCCCGAATTTCTGCGGGAAGGCACCGCCGTCCAGGACTTTTCAAAACCCGACCGCATCGTGGTGGGGGTCGAATCCGAACGGGCCGAAAAAGTGATGCGGGAGCTCTACGCCCCCATCAAGGCGCCCTTCGTCGTGACCGACATCAAAAGCGCGGAGCTAATCAAGCACGCCTCCAATTCCTTCCTGGCGACCAAAATTTCCTTCATCAACGCCGTG
Proteins encoded in this window:
- a CDS encoding LPS-assembly protein LptD, which translates into the protein MLGLLVLGGTARGRAEESFVVPESTVALTTATLTCDYLEFRSTDNAVIARGNAVLLSSTTRLEADDLTLYLSSRVAQARGHVYLEEGGARVLADDIDYDWGASTGVLSNIFVQQGPWRVWARRVKRLGPDLYRLERAAFTSCDLDPPHYHFRARRAKYWTKKRLSVSNARFAAGHDPVFYWPYYSKSLKDNRWTLTVDPGNSARNGYFAKSVFTYPISDETRASVLWDYYSKSGNGYGGEFAYNHPKVRGSVSGYTIEDRLTNGRRWNVRVGHWQQIAQRWSVQSNVAFQSDRDVNNTFVRDDYDRVRQLGESSLALTRSGSIFTSRISLEHDRSFDADQKRFVTQRTVLPQVSVQSSPIRLGRSNFYFNTSANFRNEYLRPSLSGLTPNPINPDKDTYRQYGDGTLGLKWRLPLTKSLTLEPSAGVTEQWQSHTDSGTVLDPADVTRGRGFTNLNWRHRVTRSLDYDLTHRYKVRWSPNTFHRDTLAADRGLEQNDLAFFGSYRAGSSFWARATTAYDLRDTPNLNYQSPRQRFTPPALEVSAQPRPWVKAFLRETVRLYPVRQPQTTAATLRFGSDDKTYFSNGISYNVGRPGELDISQGAAFNLTRGWWLSGDVQYTATGRGHFRYNKIDFREKNLIVRRDLHCWVVRVTYRERPGVNEVFLRVDLKTNLELKQRTALPDEQQFHPARDTRDAY
- the rfbB gene encoding dTDP-glucose 4,6-dehydratase, which codes for MKILVTGGAGFIGSHFVNHWLENHRNDRVVTLDKLTYAGDRANLGDALKSPRHRFLKGDIGRRADVDRALVGAEAVVHFAAETHVDRSLLDAAPFLRTNVEGTHVLVNAARLAGVRRFLHVSTDEVYGSVEKGRSPETAVLNPTSPYAASKAASDHLVLAQWLTHGFPTIVTRCTNNFGPRQHPEKFLPLFITNALDRRPLPLYGKGDNVRNWIHVRDHCEALERVLRRGRPGGIYNIAADREFRNIDVARAILKALGAPATLLAFVKDRAGHDRRYAPDAGKIRRELGWRIRRPFERELPGLIEWYRSQEPWWRRVKDRSFGAYYQKQYGGRLPKNKEKS
- a CDS encoding UDP-glucose/GDP-mannose dehydrogenase family protein; its protein translation is MKPKHVAVVGTGYVGLVTGACLADIGHRVVCVDADKAKVATLKKGGLPIYEPGLDAVVAANRKKGRLSFTGDLKEAMKSAELVFIAVNTPPLPNGEADLSFVETVARQVAQNLHRYTVIVEKSTVPVNTGAKVRQTLRLHGKKGVEFDVVSNPEFLREGTAVQDFSKPDRIVVGVESERAEKVMRELYAPIKAPFVVTDIKSAELIKHASNSFLATKISFINAVAALCERVGADVSLVAKGMGYDARIGASFLRAGLGYGGSCFPKDVSAFIKMAEGVGVDFKLLKAVREINEHQRHWAVERLRQALWNLRGKTVAVWGLAFKPDTDDLRNAPALDIIHALQAEGCKVNAHDPVAMEKAGPLLPGVRFVKSPLDAVREADALLVATEWKEYKAIELSRVKALLRTPVLVDGRNLFDPAAAAALGFLYHSVGRGSAGLAGH